One Ensifer adhaerens genomic region harbors:
- a CDS encoding LLM class flavin-dependent oxidoreductase, with amino-acid sequence MKKIGFLSFGHWTPSPQSQTRSAGDALLQSIDLAVAAEELGVDGAYFRVHHFARQLASPFPLLAAVGAKTSRIEIGTAVIDMRYENPLYMAEDAGAADLIAGGRLQLGISRGSPEQVIDGWRHFGYQPSEGETESDMARRHAEVLLDVLRGEGFAEPNPRPMFPNPPGLLRLEPHSAGLRERIWWGASSNATAVWAAKLGMNLQSSTLKDDETGLPFHVQQADQIRAYREAWKAAGHMREPRVSVSRSIFALVDDRDRMYFGGGNKQEDQIGFIDDKTRAIFGRSYAAAPDVLVEQLAKDEAIAEADTLLLTVPNQLGVEYNAHVIEAILKHVAPALGWR; translated from the coding sequence ATGAAGAAGATCGGTTTTCTTTCCTTCGGACACTGGACGCCCTCGCCGCAGTCGCAGACGCGATCGGCGGGCGACGCCCTGCTGCAATCGATCGATCTCGCCGTTGCGGCCGAAGAACTCGGCGTAGACGGCGCCTATTTCCGCGTTCATCACTTCGCCCGCCAGCTCGCCTCGCCGTTTCCGCTTTTGGCGGCGGTCGGTGCAAAGACGAGCCGGATCGAGATCGGCACCGCCGTCATCGACATGCGCTACGAGAACCCGCTCTACATGGCCGAGGATGCGGGTGCGGCCGATCTCATCGCCGGCGGACGGCTGCAGCTCGGCATCAGCCGCGGCTCGCCGGAACAGGTGATCGATGGCTGGCGCCACTTCGGCTACCAGCCGTCCGAGGGCGAGACTGAGAGCGACATGGCAAGAAGGCACGCGGAAGTGCTGCTCGACGTCCTGCGCGGCGAAGGCTTCGCCGAACCCAATCCGCGGCCGATGTTCCCCAATCCTCCCGGCCTGCTGCGCCTCGAGCCGCATTCCGCGGGCCTCAGAGAACGCATCTGGTGGGGCGCAAGCTCGAACGCCACGGCCGTCTGGGCCGCCAAGCTCGGCATGAACTTGCAGAGCTCGACGCTGAAGGATGACGAGACCGGGCTGCCGTTCCATGTCCAGCAGGCCGACCAGATCCGCGCCTACCGGGAAGCCTGGAAGGCGGCGGGGCACATGCGCGAGCCGCGCGTCTCGGTCAGCCGCAGCATCTTTGCGTTGGTGGACGATCGCGACCGCATGTATTTCGGCGGCGGAAACAAGCAGGAAGACCAGATCGGTTTCATCGACGACAAGACGCGGGCGATTTTCGGGCGCAGCTACGCCGCAGCACCCGACGTGCTGGTCGAGCAACTGGCAAAGGACGAGGCGATTGCCGAGGCCGACACGCTGCTCCTGACGGTCCCGAACCAGCTTGGCGTCGAGTACAACGCCCATGTGATCGAGGCGATCCTCAAGCATGTCGCGCCGGCACTTGGTTGGCGCTAG
- a CDS encoding DUF5989 family protein, with amino-acid sequence MDLARELLSYMGNRKKYWLLPILVMTTIFGTLVVLTQGTAVAPFIYTLF; translated from the coding sequence ATGGACCTTGCTAGGGAACTCCTGTCTTACATGGGCAACCGGAAGAAATACTGGTTGCTGCCGATCCTGGTCATGACGACCATCTTCGGAACCCTGGTGGTACTGACGCAGGGAACGGCCGTCGCCCCCTTCATCTATACGCTGTTCTAG
- a CDS encoding RNA polymerase sigma factor has protein sequence MMKDAVQTKPATAEADHLTDETLVERALARDPEAFRIIMTRHNQRLFRIARAVVRNDSIAEDVVQEAYLRAFEHLETFRGDASLATWLHRVVLNEALGRLRRSATRREVPLPTDNAGAEIVPFPNAANADDPERSLAQRQILRLVEEAADALPEAFRLVFTARVIEAMSVEETAALLSINPKTVRSRLYRARQLVRQQIDRQVGPVLLNAFPFAGRRCARLTEAVMHRLGLSG, from the coding sequence ATGATGAAGGATGCCGTGCAGACAAAACCCGCCACGGCGGAAGCGGACCATTTGACGGACGAGACTCTCGTCGAGCGTGCGCTTGCGAGGGATCCGGAAGCCTTCCGGATCATCATGACAAGGCACAACCAGCGGCTTTTTCGCATCGCGCGCGCCGTCGTGCGCAACGACAGCATCGCCGAGGATGTGGTGCAGGAAGCCTATCTGCGCGCGTTCGAACACCTCGAAACGTTTCGTGGCGATGCCAGCCTCGCCACCTGGCTGCATCGGGTCGTGTTGAACGAGGCGCTCGGACGCCTGCGCCGGTCGGCGACGCGACGGGAGGTTCCGCTTCCGACGGACAACGCCGGCGCCGAGATCGTACCCTTTCCCAATGCTGCGAACGCCGACGATCCGGAACGCAGCCTCGCGCAGCGTCAGATCCTGCGGCTGGTGGAAGAGGCCGCCGACGCTTTGCCGGAAGCCTTCCGCCTGGTCTTTACCGCCCGCGTCATCGAAGCGATGAGCGTCGAAGAAACCGCCGCCCTCCTCAGCATCAACCCAAAGACGGTCAGGAGCCGCCTCTACCGGGCTCGTCAGCTCGTCCGTCAGCAGATCGATCGCCAGGTCGGGCCGGTGCTCCTGAATGCCTTTCCCTTCGCTGGACGTCGCTGCGCGCGATTGACGGAGGCGGTCATGCACCGGCTCGGGCTATCAGGCTGA
- a CDS encoding amidohydrolase, whose amino-acid sequence MTLAAVTRALGATSALAILVGTAQPVWAAPDLIVLNGDVRTVDQGKPKAQAFAIENGKFTAVGSNDEIKALADAETKVIDAGGKTVTPGFIDGHTHLTSGMDMVTGVDLSYIPDKKTWLEKIKEADQRLPKGVWLMGGGWDYTLGEGKLPTKEDLDAVVPDRVVVLRDIDFHSVWVNSKALEVGGVTAKSEVEEGGQVLLNDKGEPSGILLEKAGDLVEKHRPVATDSERRAALLETMKFANSLGITGVNDMSDLAAVHDYAAILSEKKMPLRVWYGFFEGDPKKIAAAVKDRDEVDKAAADSGEQEVKGPMLKLGYTKSVIDGVLSTRTAYMHEDYSDQHGWKGKPFETKEQLAAAIKASNENGFPTAVHAIGDGGVSLVLDAFAEASVPRPQPNRIEHIEVVETKDIQRFKDLGVVASMQPNHATGTIGKYITERIGTDREPRAYVWHSMLDAGVPLVFGSDWPTSPLSPLTQINDAVFRESPFGLGDGPWHPEQAVTFDQALHGLTQAGADMTPWGGEIGSISVDKWADFVVIDGTLSDPLDRSIRERKVEATYLAGNEVYRRP is encoded by the coding sequence ATGACATTGGCAGCAGTAACCCGGGCTCTGGGTGCAACGTCCGCGCTGGCGATCCTGGTCGGCACGGCGCAGCCGGTTTGGGCCGCACCCGATCTGATCGTGCTCAACGGCGACGTGCGCACGGTGGACCAGGGCAAGCCGAAGGCACAGGCCTTCGCAATCGAGAACGGCAAGTTCACCGCAGTCGGCAGCAACGACGAGATCAAGGCACTGGCCGATGCCGAGACCAAGGTGATCGACGCCGGCGGCAAGACCGTGACCCCTGGCTTCATCGACGGGCATACGCACCTCACATCTGGCATGGACATGGTGACCGGCGTCGACCTCTCCTACATCCCGGACAAGAAGACCTGGCTCGAAAAGATCAAGGAAGCCGATCAGCGCCTGCCGAAGGGCGTCTGGCTGATGGGCGGCGGCTGGGACTACACGCTCGGCGAGGGCAAGCTGCCGACAAAGGAAGACCTCGACGCCGTGGTGCCGGATCGCGTGGTGGTCCTGCGAGATATCGATTTCCATTCCGTCTGGGTCAATTCCAAGGCGCTCGAAGTGGGCGGCGTTACCGCGAAGTCGGAAGTCGAAGAGGGCGGGCAGGTGCTCTTGAACGACAAGGGCGAGCCGAGCGGCATCCTGCTCGAAAAGGCCGGCGACCTCGTCGAGAAGCATCGTCCGGTGGCGACCGACAGCGAGCGGCGGGCAGCGCTGCTTGAGACGATGAAGTTTGCCAACAGCCTGGGGATCACCGGCGTCAACGACATGTCGGATCTCGCCGCCGTGCACGACTATGCCGCGATCCTCTCGGAAAAGAAGATGCCGCTTCGCGTCTGGTACGGCTTCTTCGAAGGAGATCCGAAGAAGATTGCCGCAGCGGTCAAGGATCGCGACGAGGTCGACAAAGCGGCCGCCGATTCCGGCGAGCAGGAGGTAAAGGGGCCGATGCTCAAGCTCGGCTACACCAAGTCGGTGATCGACGGGGTGCTCTCGACCCGCACCGCCTATATGCATGAGGACTATTCCGACCAGCACGGCTGGAAGGGCAAGCCCTTCGAGACCAAGGAGCAGCTGGCGGCGGCAATCAAGGCCTCCAACGAAAACGGCTTCCCGACGGCGGTGCATGCGATCGGCGATGGCGGCGTCAGCCTCGTTCTCGACGCTTTCGCCGAAGCCTCCGTGCCCCGGCCGCAGCCGAACCGTATCGAGCATATCGAGGTGGTCGAGACCAAGGACATCCAGCGCTTCAAGGATCTCGGTGTCGTCGCCTCGATGCAGCCGAACCATGCGACCGGCACGATCGGTAAGTACATCACCGAACGCATCGGTACCGATCGCGAGCCGCGGGCCTATGTCTGGCATTCGATGCTCGACGCCGGCGTACCGCTGGTGTTCGGTTCGGACTGGCCGACATCGCCGCTGAGCCCGCTGACTCAGATCAACGATGCCGTCTTCCGCGAGAGCCCCTTTGGCTTGGGTGACGGTCCCTGGCACCCCGAGCAAGCGGTCACCTTCGACCAGGCCCTGCATGGTCTCACCCAGGCGGGTGCCGACATGACGCCTTGGGGCGGTGAGATCGGCTCGATCAGCGTCGACAAGTGGGCGGATTTCGTCGTGATCGACGGCACTCTGTCCGATCCACTCGACCGTTCGATCCGCGAGCGCAAGGTGGAGGCGACCTATCTCGCCGGAAACGAGGTCTATCGCCGGCCCTGA
- a CDS encoding SxtJ family membrane protein — protein sequence MSISHGPLNEKPPEGPSNRSFGYTVGGILTLIALVKWWRASEITTVTAVLALIGVVLVVLALIAPSTLTRANHLWMRLGLVLFKIVNPVVMFLIYVTTFVPIGIYLRLRGNDALTEQFDKNAKTYWIDKPQGEAAQATMKNQF from the coding sequence ATGAGCATTTCTCACGGACCACTGAACGAGAAGCCCCCGGAAGGACCGTCGAACAGAAGTTTCGGCTACACCGTCGGTGGCATCCTTACCCTGATCGCGCTCGTGAAATGGTGGCGGGCTTCCGAGATTACGACCGTAACGGCTGTGCTCGCCCTGATCGGCGTGGTTCTGGTCGTGCTGGCCCTGATCGCGCCTTCGACCCTGACACGCGCCAACCATCTCTGGATGCGGCTCGGCCTTGTGCTGTTCAAGATCGTCAATCCGGTCGTGATGTTCCTGATCTACGTCACGACCTTCGTGCCGATCGGCATTTATCTCAGGCTTCGCGGCAATGACGCGCTGACCGAACAGTTCGACAAGAACGCCAAGACCTACTGGATCGACAAGCCACAGGGCGAAGCAGCCCAGGCAACGATGAAAAACCAGTTCTGA
- a CDS encoding cupredoxin domain-containing protein: MRKRSLGAISGLALMLAAPSAWAETIRVTIEKLVFSPAEISAAVGDVIEWDNKDVMAHTATAKGDFDVVIPPKKMATLTVTKAGTFDYTCRFHPNMKARLQVR, translated from the coding sequence ATGCGGAAGCGAAGCCTTGGCGCCATTTCCGGCCTGGCTCTGATGCTGGCTGCGCCATCGGCGTGGGCGGAGACCATCCGGGTGACGATCGAAAAGCTCGTGTTTTCGCCCGCCGAAATCAGCGCCGCCGTCGGCGACGTGATCGAGTGGGACAACAAGGACGTCATGGCGCACACGGCAACGGCCAAGGGTGATTTCGACGTGGTGATACCACCGAAAAAGATGGCGACACTCACCGTCACCAAGGCCGGAACCTTCGACTATACCTGCCGCTTTCACCCAAATATGAAAGCGCGCCTGCAGGTGCGATGA
- a CDS encoding ABC transporter substrate-binding protein translates to MTFHPRNLLLSAAVTLGLVSPAAAADAVTLRYLASQGGLSAHELAQELGYFDGTGITIESVGYATGGPASLIALASGDVEIGSAATSAVLNSIISGNDFVAAYPSNGINDEVQSIFYVLEDSPIKSIKDIAGKSIAVNTLGAHLDYTIREALHSVGLPTDAANQVVVPGPQLEQVLRSGQVDISAFGYWQTTFEGAARKNGGLRAIFDDTDVLGEIAGGFVVLRRDFVKEHPEAAKTFVLQSARALDYAREHPQETKDILAKALKARGENPEIAQYFRGYGVRAGGLPVERDLQFWIDVLVREGKLKQGQLAPRDVLLAVDGATASN, encoded by the coding sequence ATGACCTTCCACCCCCGCAATCTTCTTCTCTCGGCAGCCGTCACACTTGGCCTTGTTTCACCGGCGGCCGCTGCCGACGCGGTCACGCTTCGCTATCTCGCCAGCCAAGGCGGTCTGTCGGCACATGAACTCGCGCAGGAACTCGGCTATTTTGATGGAACCGGCATCACGATCGAGAGCGTCGGCTACGCCACCGGCGGCCCGGCATCACTGATCGCGCTGGCCTCCGGCGACGTCGAGATCGGCAGTGCGGCGACATCGGCCGTGCTGAACTCGATTATCAGCGGCAACGATTTCGTGGCCGCCTATCCCTCCAACGGCATCAATGACGAAGTGCAGTCGATCTTCTACGTGCTGGAAGACAGCCCGATCAAAAGCATCAAGGACATCGCCGGCAAGAGCATAGCGGTGAACACGCTCGGTGCGCACCTCGACTATACGATCCGCGAGGCCTTGCACTCTGTCGGCCTGCCGACAGATGCCGCCAACCAGGTCGTCGTGCCCGGTCCGCAACTGGAACAGGTCCTGCGCTCCGGCCAGGTGGATATCTCGGCCTTCGGCTATTGGCAGACGACCTTCGAGGGCGCGGCTCGTAAGAATGGTGGTCTGCGCGCGATCTTCGACGACACCGACGTGCTCGGCGAGATCGCCGGCGGCTTCGTCGTGCTCAGACGCGACTTCGTGAAGGAGCATCCGGAAGCGGCAAAGACCTTCGTGCTGCAGTCGGCCCGCGCGCTCGACTATGCCCGCGAACATCCGCAGGAAACGAAGGACATCCTTGCCAAGGCCCTGAAAGCCCGCGGGGAAAATCCTGAGATCGCCCAGTACTTCCGCGGCTATGGGGTGCGGGCCGGTGGCCTGCCGGTCGAGCGTGACCTCCAATTCTGGATCGACGTGCTGGTGCGCGAAGGCAAGCTCAAGCAGGGCCAACTGGCGCCAAGGGACGTGCTCTTGGCCGTCGACGGCGCAACGGCCAGCAACTGA
- a CDS encoding LysR family transcriptional regulator: protein MALDSLDVRLLRIFVTIVEAGGFAAAQGELNLSLSTISNHISALESRLGLILCQRGRSGFRLTEEGRAVYEEAKRLFGTIDQFDIRMKGLQHRLNGTLSVGLIDNTLSDPASRLTRVFARMTDEAPEVALSIVTRPPHELLRDVITGELHIAIASFPRTTLGLEYVDLYEETQRFYCGAEHPLFSRDDSTIEIDDIRSYNLIGRSYWNARDLKIFSIANPRATVSDMEAEARLILSGRCLGYLPDHFASRYVSAGLLRPIRPDLFSYRAPFQAAFDKSRAKSGLVPFFVKLLTSEFGVAPSGRSASRLRAGR, encoded by the coding sequence ATGGCGTTGGACTCGTTGGACGTGCGGCTGCTGCGGATCTTCGTGACAATCGTGGAGGCGGGTGGTTTTGCGGCGGCGCAGGGCGAGCTCAACCTGTCGCTCTCGACGATCTCCAACCATATCTCGGCGCTGGAAAGTCGCCTGGGTCTGATCCTCTGCCAGCGGGGCCGGTCCGGTTTCCGTCTTACCGAGGAGGGGCGTGCAGTCTACGAGGAGGCCAAGCGCCTGTTCGGCACGATCGACCAGTTCGATATCCGCATGAAGGGGCTACAGCACCGGCTGAACGGCACGCTTTCCGTTGGTCTGATCGACAACACCCTGTCCGACCCGGCCTCCCGTCTGACCCGCGTCTTTGCGCGGATGACGGATGAAGCGCCCGAGGTGGCGCTTTCGATCGTCACCCGACCGCCGCATGAACTGTTGCGCGACGTGATAACGGGCGAGCTCCACATCGCGATCGCGAGCTTCCCGCGCACGACGCTGGGGCTCGAATATGTCGATCTTTACGAGGAGACGCAGCGCTTCTATTGCGGGGCCGAGCATCCGCTGTTTTCCCGCGATGACAGCACGATCGAAATCGACGACATCCGGTCCTACAATCTGATCGGTCGCTCCTATTGGAATGCGCGCGACCTCAAGATATTCTCGATCGCCAATCCGCGCGCGACGGTCAGCGACATGGAGGCGGAGGCGCGGCTGATCCTTTCCGGGCGCTGTCTCGGCTATCTGCCCGATCACTTCGCCAGCCGCTATGTCAGCGCAGGGCTGCTGCGGCCGATCCGCCCGGATCTCTTCAGCTACAGGGCGCCTTTCCAGGCAGCCTTCGACAAGTCGCGGGCGAAATCGGGGCTGGTGCCGTTTTTCGTCAAGCTGCTGACGAGCGAGTTCGGCGTCGCGCCCTCCGGCCGAAGCGCCTCGCGGCTGCGTGCCGGACGTTAG
- a CDS encoding ABC transporter ATP-binding protein codes for MSVTQNPRRGEVTIRHLSKSYRLNGTPLPVLRDINLNIRSGETLAIVGASGSGKTTLLRVLAGLEDPDAGEVLIDGKLTRGVGTDRAVIFQEPRLLPWLTVLDNVGFGLETRGLSRGQARDRARRYVQLVGLQQFEDAYPRQLSGGMAQRVGIARALAVQPEILLLDEPLGALDAMTKISMQQELARIWRDEDVTTVLVTHDLEEAIYLADRILILPREKGGEPRLIEIDLPRPRDRSASAFVRQREELLGIFGLH; via the coding sequence ATGAGCGTTACCCAGAACCCTCGCCGGGGAGAGGTGACGATCCGTCACCTCTCCAAGTCCTACCGCCTGAACGGCACGCCCTTGCCTGTGCTTCGGGATATCAACCTTAATATCCGCTCCGGCGAGACGCTCGCTATCGTCGGCGCCAGCGGTTCGGGCAAGACGACCCTGCTTCGGGTGCTGGCGGGTCTTGAGGATCCGGATGCCGGAGAGGTGCTGATCGACGGAAAGCTGACGAGAGGTGTCGGCACCGACCGTGCCGTGATCTTCCAGGAGCCGCGGCTCCTGCCCTGGCTGACGGTGCTCGACAATGTCGGCTTCGGGCTGGAGACGCGTGGTCTTTCCCGTGGGCAGGCACGAGACCGGGCGCGGCGCTACGTGCAACTGGTCGGCCTGCAACAGTTCGAAGACGCCTATCCGCGGCAATTGTCGGGCGGTATGGCGCAACGCGTCGGCATTGCCCGGGCGCTTGCGGTCCAGCCGGAAATCCTGCTGCTCGACGAGCCGCTGGGCGCGCTGGACGCCATGACCAAGATCAGCATGCAGCAGGAGTTGGCGCGGATCTGGCGCGACGAGGACGTGACAACCGTGCTCGTCACCCATGATCTCGAGGAGGCGATCTATCTCGCCGACCGTATCCTCATCCTGCCGCGCGAAAAGGGCGGCGAACCTCGGCTGATCGAGATCGACCTGCCGCGGCCGCGCGACCGCAGCGCCAGCGCCTTCGTGCGCCAGCGCGAGGAACTGCTCGGCATCTTCGGACTGCACTAA
- a CDS encoding carbamoyltransferase, translating into MRILGISAFYHDSAAALVEDGRIVAAAQEERFTRRKHDPDFPARAIEYCLSEAGCTMNDIDHVVFYEKPFLKFERLVETYLATVPHGFSSFRVAMPVWIKEKLFQKKMLRKDLGKLVGKKEWDGSLLFTEHHQSHAASAFFPSPFASAAVLTMDGVGEWCTTSLAHGHDNRLDFLKELHFPHSLGLLYSAFTYYTGFKVNSGEYKVMGLAPYGRPRFAQTILDNLIDLKDDGSFRLDQHYFGYCTGLKMTSPAFHDLFGGEPRKPESPLTQREMDLAASVQVVTEEAVMRLARYARRQTGEKNLCLAGGVALNCVANGKLLKAGIFDDIWIQPAAGDAGGALGAALSVWHEYLGSARVVKDSDSMSGGYLGPAFAQGEVEQRLANAGANFEVLSDEEITSSTVSALTEEKAVGWMQGRMEFGPRALGGRSILGDARSPTMQKMLNLKVKYRESFRPFAPSIRREDLSDWFDIDTDSPYMLLVGDVLESRRLHANHPQENLFGIDLLNVPRSEIPAVTHVDYSARIQTVHRETNPRYWELLTRFKARTGCPVLVNTSFNVRGEPIVCNPEDAYRCFMGTEIERLVVGNCILKKENQPEHLKQDYKENFELD; encoded by the coding sequence GTGCGTATCCTCGGTATCTCGGCCTTTTACCACGATAGCGCGGCCGCGCTCGTCGAAGACGGGCGCATCGTAGCCGCTGCACAGGAAGAGCGCTTTACGCGCCGGAAACACGACCCCGATTTTCCGGCGCGGGCAATAGAGTACTGCTTGTCGGAAGCAGGCTGCACCATGAACGACATCGACCATGTCGTCTTCTACGAAAAGCCGTTCCTGAAGTTCGAGCGGCTTGTCGAGACCTATCTTGCGACAGTGCCGCACGGCTTCAGTTCGTTTCGCGTGGCGATGCCGGTCTGGATCAAGGAAAAGCTCTTCCAGAAGAAGATGCTGCGCAAGGATCTCGGCAAGCTTGTCGGCAAGAAGGAATGGGATGGCTCGCTGCTTTTCACCGAGCACCACCAGTCCCATGCAGCGAGCGCCTTCTTTCCCTCGCCCTTCGCCTCAGCCGCAGTCCTCACCATGGACGGCGTCGGCGAGTGGTGCACCACATCGCTTGCCCATGGCCATGACAATCGCCTCGACTTCCTGAAGGAGCTGCATTTCCCGCACTCCCTTGGCCTGCTTTATTCGGCCTTTACCTATTACACGGGCTTCAAGGTCAATTCGGGCGAGTACAAGGTGATGGGGCTTGCGCCCTACGGGCGGCCGCGTTTTGCGCAGACGATCCTCGACAACCTGATCGATCTCAAGGACGACGGCTCCTTCCGTCTGGACCAGCACTATTTCGGTTATTGCACGGGCCTGAAGATGACCTCGCCGGCCTTTCACGACCTCTTCGGAGGCGAACCCCGCAAGCCGGAATCGCCGCTGACCCAACGCGAGATGGACCTTGCGGCCTCCGTGCAGGTCGTGACCGAAGAGGCGGTCATGCGGCTCGCCCGCTATGCCCGGCGCCAGACAGGCGAAAAGAACCTCTGCCTTGCCGGTGGCGTCGCGCTCAACTGCGTGGCGAACGGCAAGTTGCTGAAGGCCGGGATCTTCGACGATATCTGGATCCAGCCCGCCGCAGGCGATGCGGGCGGCGCCCTCGGGGCGGCCCTCTCGGTCTGGCACGAATATCTTGGAAGCGCGCGTGTCGTGAAGGACAGCGATTCCATGTCGGGCGGCTATCTGGGACCGGCCTTCGCGCAAGGTGAAGTCGAGCAGCGGCTTGCCAACGCCGGGGCGAACTTCGAGGTCCTCTCGGACGAAGAGATCACCTCCTCCACCGTCTCGGCGCTGACCGAGGAAAAAGCGGTCGGCTGGATGCAGGGGCGGATGGAATTCGGACCGCGGGCTCTCGGCGGACGGTCGATCCTCGGCGACGCCCGTTCGCCGACGATGCAGAAGATGCTCAATCTCAAGGTCAAGTATCGCGAGAGCTTCCGTCCCTTCGCTCCGTCGATCCGGCGTGAAGACCTGTCGGACTGGTTCGATATCGACACCGACAGCCCTTACATGCTGCTTGTCGGCGACGTCCTGGAAAGCCGCCGCCTGCACGCCAATCACCCGCAGGAAAATCTGTTCGGCATCGATCTGCTCAACGTGCCGCGCTCGGAAATACCGGCGGTGACCCATGTCGATTACTCCGCCCGTATCCAGACGGTGCACCGCGAGACCAACCCGCGTTACTGGGAGCTGTTGACCCGGTTCAAGGCGCGCACCGGCTGCCCGGTGCTCGTCAACACCAGCTTCAACGTGCGTGGCGAGCCGATCGTCTGCAATCCCGAAGACGCCTATCGCTGCTTCATGGGAACGGAGATCGAGCGCCTCGTCGTCGGCAATTGCATCCTGAAGAAGGAAAACCAGCCGGAGCACCTGAAGCAGGACTACAAAGAGAACTTCGAGCTCGACTAG
- a CDS encoding DUF4142 domain-containing protein has translation MYARFTSALAVACLIGGATHAADTKVKDPQIAHIAYTAGVIDIEAAKQALKISKDKEVIGFANDMLRDHEAVNKQALDLVKKLKVTPEDNDTSRALTKAATQEREKLAKLSGADFDKAYVANEVAYHKQVNGALETLLIPSAKNAELKDLLETGLKLFQGHQQHAEHVAGMMK, from the coding sequence ATGTATGCCCGTTTCACTTCAGCCCTCGCCGTCGCCTGTCTCATCGGTGGCGCTACCCATGCAGCCGACACGAAGGTCAAAGATCCGCAAATCGCCCATATCGCCTATACCGCCGGCGTCATCGATATCGAGGCCGCCAAGCAGGCCCTGAAAATCTCGAAGGACAAGGAGGTCATCGGCTTTGCCAACGACATGCTGCGCGACCACGAGGCCGTGAACAAGCAGGCCCTCGATCTCGTCAAGAAGCTCAAGGTGACGCCCGAAGACAACGACACCAGCCGCGCGCTGACGAAAGCGGCTACGCAAGAGCGTGAAAAGCTGGCGAAGCTGAGCGGCGCCGACTTCGACAAGGCCTATGTCGCCAACGAGGTGGCCTACCACAAGCAGGTCAATGGCGCGCTTGAAACCCTGCTTATTCCCTCCGCGAAGAATGCCGAGCTCAAGGACCTGCTGGAGACCGGGCTCAAGCTGTTCCAGGGGCACCAGCAACATGCCGAGCATGTCGCCGGGATGATGAAGTAG